CAGCTTGGAGTTGCTCTCATGCTTTTTGTTACACTTGTCCCAGTAGCAGACGCCGTCATGCCGCTTTCCGCCTTTGCCGCCAGTTCCTGCACCAGGCGGAAAGCGTATGGTCTTTGGCTGAGAGAGGATTGGAGATATAGAGCTCTTTGGCAGACTTTTGCTGGTGGCTTCCACCATCGCAATGTCCACCACAGTACTGGGCGGAAGAGACCCGGCAGTGGATGCAGAACAGGCGGGCGAAGGAGCGGCAGAACAATTGTCCGGAGATGCTGGGGATGGTGCATTGCTAGCCAGTGAGTTGCTGTCGGAAGCGGTGGATGAAGAGCTGCTCGCTGCAGTAGTGGGTAGTCTCACAGAGGCAGATTTGGAGGAACTAATACGTAAATATTTTGAGATTAGCCAACATttcttaatataataattattgatTGTACTAACATGGCATCCGCAATTGAATTGCTGCTCTCGCTGTTACTTAGACTTCCACCGATTCCTGACTCGGGCGTGGGCAGGTCCCTTAGCTGCTTGTGCGTCTGATGAGTTTCCAGCGAGGCCACCGACTTGTCGTCCTCTTCATCGTAATTGCTACTCCCACTGCTGCTTCCCCCGCTGACCGTGGAAATGGGAGTGGTAGTATTATCACTCTTGGTCAGAGGAAGTGTCGGGAGTGGAGGCGAGTCTGTGGCTTGAGAGCAGTCGTCGCCACCGCTGGATATGCATGACGAAGTAACCAATTCACTTAGCATATCAGTTTGGCTAGCAGCCCGCCGACTGCTGCCACTCAAGTTGCTGGCCGCCGGCGAGGGTGACCCCAAGCCGGAAGGCGATGCTGAAGGTGAAGGTGAAGGGGCGGGCGTAGAGGCTTCTAGTGAGAGATCAGCTGCCGAACTAACCGAGTGGGAATAGGTGCTGCTGCTACAGGAATTTGAGTTTGAGTTGCTATTGGTGCAGTCTGGCAATATGTCGTGCTTCAACGTGTCGATCTCCGATTCCGGTTCCCTCTTGGGCAGCTGCCCGGCGAAGCTCTGAGGCTTGGGTGATATTGTAGGTATTGAGGAGGAAGTCATGGAGCTAGTCTGGGAAGCAGGCTCCATTGTTTCCACCTTGATCTTGCTAAATGCAGACAAGGTGCAGGAGTTTGACGTGGAGAGGGTCGGCGAAGATCGCATACCGTGACttccgttgctgctgctgctgggggaAATTAATGGAAGCGGCGTCAACGGTTGCGAGACCTTGGCTACCAGCTTGGAGTTCTTAACCAGGTCAAAGAGATCGGGAGCACTGTTGGCTAGCTTCATTGTAGATCCTTGCTTCGAAACGCTCAGTGTTGGAGTCAGCTTCGAGGGTGCGATGCTTACTAgcggtggtgttggtgttggtgtgctTGTGGGGGGTCCAGTGGTTCCCGTACTCTTGCGAAGCTGACCGAGCTCCTTGGTAGCAGACGTGGGCACCAGAGGAGGCGGCGTGGTAGGCGTTGCGATTATCGGTGCTGTACCCACTCTGCCCTTTGCGGTCAGCCGCTTCTGGTAAGGCTTGGTGGCGGGCAGTGATCGTTTGGCCGCTGGCGAAGATACGGCAGCCGGAGAGCACGCGGGCATGGAGGAAATCGTCACAAGTGGCGGCGGTTGCGTAGAACTGTGCAATGGCGGCTTCACAATCGCTCGCTGAGGCTGTATGGCAGTGTTGTTGATAGTGCTTAGATTATTCGAGGCATTATGGTTGTTACTGTTGCTGGCAGTCGAATTGTTGGCAGTGTTTAAATTGGTATTGTTCGTAGCTGCCAATGGCGGCGGTTGAGTGGCAGTGTTCGTACTGTTATTATTTGTGGCTGCCAGTGGTGGCGGCTGTGTGGCAGATatgatttgttgttgctgatgttgttggtTATTAAGAGCTATCTGTAGACTCATTAAGTATCCTAGGTACTCAGCCGAGTTGacaatatataatttgttatCTTTGAGTCCAACTTGCTGATTGTTAAGTGGATTAACAAAGTTCATGTTGCCGCAAGAACTGGAAGCCATATTTTCTGTAAtggcaaattaagtttaagcGAAAAATTCGAGAACTAAAACCGTCCGATATAGAGGGAAAAGCTAGCTTTCAGACCGATTTTTTCGAGCTCAATAATGTTTTATGGCTCTGTGAATTCTGTTTAATTCAAACCGAATTTGTAGGGCAGCCAAAGTAGCAGCTTAGACATTCCCACTTTCGGAGTTTATTTAATGAATCTAAAAATATACTTTACTTACCGTTTAAACTCATGTTGTTCTGTCTGGCCAGAAGCAGTTGATGATGGAGATAACTTCCAGCTCCAGGAATGGCTTCAATGGGGAACTGTCCATTGGCATTGGGTAGGCCAAAGGGATTGCCCGCCGTGGCTAAGTTAAGCAGTCCAAAAGGATTGCCAGTCGGggccgccgctgccgttgccgtGGTggccgtcgtcgtcgtggccGTGGTAACCTGTTGTAGCTTAAAGACAGTGCCGTTCAAAAAATATTGGGCAGCAGCTGCCTGAGCAGCCTGCGCCGCCTGGGCGGCCGCGTTGTTAGTGGCCGCCGCGGCCACTGCAGCTTTGGCCACGTTGTTCAGCTGCATAATATTGGCGGCGGCCGCCAGCTGGGGCGGAAGCTGGACTAGATTAGGCAGCTGCACGGGCAGCTGGTAAAGCGTGGGATTAGCGGGGGCGGGCGTTGGATTTAGTGCTGGTGTTGGGGCGGGTGTTGTGGCCGCCACGGGGGCGGGTGGTGAGATCTGTTTATGCTTCAAGGCGGGGCTCGTTACTGGCGGTCGGTATACCATGGCCGCCtttccctgctgctgctgctgtttcatCTCCGGCGTCCTGGGTGCAATGGCCACGTGCTTCTTCGTTGGTGATTTGCCCGTATTCGAGGCATTCGAGGAGCTAGACGAAGGCGACGAAGAACTGCCTGACGATCCACTGCTGGGCGTCTTGCGTAAATTTGGTGCCACCTGCGCAATCTTGGCCGGCTGCTTGGTGCTGCGTTCGATCTTTTTCAGCGCCGGGACGGGCAAACTGGCACTGGCAGTGACCACGGGCGTGACAGGAGGCGCAGGTGTGACTGGGGCCACTGGAGCTGCCGTGGGCAAGGTCTTGGATgcctgatgctgctgctgctgggccttCTGTTCTTTCAGCTGCGATAGGATATTAAAGTACTTGTTGAGCGAGGCGGTGGTTGCGGGCGTGCTCATCGTCAGCGTGTTGGCCGGATTGCTTTGCTGACCGGGCTGCGGGGATAGCTTTCCGCCGCCAGGAGACGGCTTCATTTGGGATTTAAAAAAACCGGTGATCTTGGTCTGCGACTCTTCCATGGCGGCCACTTTCAGTCTTTTGCTTGCGTCAAAGGAGCCGGGCAAATCGCTGCGAGCCTTCTTAGCCGCCGCGGCTCCTCCGCCGATTAAGCAGGAGCCTTCACCGCTCAATCCTAATGACGCTCCAGATCCGGCAGCCGTccgcttgtttttgttggcaGAGGCAGCAGGTACGGCAGTGGAGGTGCTGCCCAGACTAGTGTTCCACGGCCACTGGAGCGTGGGAAGGAGGCTGGGGTTGCCGTGGCGCTGAGGCGTCGTTGGCTTGGACATGACGCTGGTTGGGCAGTGCTGGCTTGGATGACTGTGGTGGATGGCTGGCGGAGGTGGCGTTTGACTGGCACTGCTGGAGGGCGGAGATGCGGCCGCTGTAgagctgctgccgctggcgcTCCCATGGATCTGTGGCGGCATTTTGGCCAGCGGGTCGGGCGGATCGCTCAGTTGCGAGTGCGCACTGTACGGGGAGCCGGGATCGGACGCATCCTCACTGGAGCCCGTGCTGGAATCCGCGCAGCTCAGTGAGGTGGCAACGCCGCTGCAAAAAGGAGAAGGGGAACTTGATAAGTACGGGTGTTATCTTGCGCTGGGGCTACTCTACTGATACTCTCAGGGATTTCGGTGGCCTCTACTGTGGCTATAGCTGCCTATACAGCCACACCTTTTGGACGCGGGCCAAGGGAAGGGGAAGTAGATTAAATCTCTGGTGGAGGGACTATTGCCTGGTAATTTTAATTCACCAACATGACAATTACATTGCTTTGCAcctttaatatgtttttgtttattcttttgtctttttttgcacgcctttttatattttttttttcttagattGTTTATTTGCCTGGCAGTGTTGGAAGGCGACTCAATTAGTTCGTGGATGTTTATTTCCCAGCAGTGTTGGAGAATGTTCAGCGAATGCTGTAAGCTCTAACAGAGCGGCTAACAGCTGATAAATTTCCCAAAACAATCGAAACTGAATTCAATAACAGGCGCggaaatataaaaactttataataaatataaaaaaaatcaattcaCACGAATGTTTGTTATacaaactattttaatttgaagaacagtaaaaaaaaataaataatcgtTTTACACAAGAAATTGGTCAACGGACCAGAGCGAAAAGAGCACCAGAGAGAAAGAGAACGGAACAAACTCGCACAAAACGGGTCGATAAACGAAAgcataaagtaaacaaaaaaaaactggcaagaaagagcaaacaaaaaggaagaaaaaactCCCTCTCCTTTCTCACTCCTCAGTCATACCACATCACCATCTCCCtcgccatctctttctttattttacaACAACATCGATGAGAAGAAGAGGCATGGAGGTAAGGGCCGCAATCTAATGCGGGAAAATTTCAGTTTCAGGTAGCCCAAGtcgcgtgtgtgtttgtgcggtTCGGTTAAACAcatgtacatgcatacatacggAGAGAGGGAAAAACCAAACGACAAGTATACAAAAAATCCTCTAGTTACACAAAAAGGGTATTTTTCAATTCGAGCGGCTTTAGTGGTTCACGaaaggaaatacaaaaaaacactttttcactttttgaaAGGGTCTAATTGATTTGTTGTACCTTTTAAAGTGgtgataattaaaaaagagcttatttaaaaactaaacacTACTAAATTGGATTTACAAGAATACAagatgatttaaaaataaacttaacaCTTAAACTGTTAGACTGTATGAATTCAATCCCATTTATCTGTTAAtaaaattacatacatatgtatatcgcAGCAAGAGTCCattcttttcactttcacgTAGACCTTAgaattgcaaaatatttttgtaaatattttatttaatttctagcTTGAGAGGCGTGTCAAAAGAATTTTTCAGGTGAGCTTCGCTTCTATTCCGATCAGATCTACAATAAATAATCAATGTCGAATACAACAAGAAGAAAACTCATGAAATggaaacacattttattttatgtttgccTACTCCGCGAGATACCCACAGATTACGTCGACCAAAACTGCTTTTGTGATAAGCCTATTACGGCTGATTGCTTTTAACTGCGTCCATCTTCCTGGTgcatttttgtgatttttaaTGGGGTTTACGACCCCGACCATTTTTCGTTTGCATACAACGAGGCCTATTTTTTATATACGGACACAGAAGTTTTTagggtattggtattggtattatTCTAACTATTATTCCTAACTACTAATTGAAGTACACGTACAATGTTAGATctactattattttcaatCATTCATATATCATCGAGTTATAATAAATATAGAGATAGTTTTATAAGCAAacataaaagtttttattactTGTTTTAAAACGTATGGCTTAATTTAGAGCTCTACTATCGTGCGGTAGAAGATTTCtctattttttataaaagtttaatttcaCTTTATGCACATACTGTTGTTTTTAAGCATCGAAgtttaaacaaacttttattaattgtttaagTCAAATAAGTATAGTATAGTGCTGCCCTTATCGTTTCAATTGTTTTGGGGGAATTACTTTAGTGATCTAGAAATAGTAAGTTTctcaaacatttaaattcattagTTTGTTTCGAAAATCGCAACTCCATTAAACTACACTTTGTATATTTGAATACTTTGTATACTGGCAGTTAATATAGCTCAACACTTTAAACGACATAATTAGACACTTTCTGTTTTCCGACGGCGATATCTAGGAACTCAAATTCCACTCGCCCGTTGCAAATTACTAATGTAGTGGCATTGAGCCCGAGTAGAAGTTATTCGATATTAGACGGCGCCTTTCAATTGCACAC
This genomic stretch from Drosophila teissieri strain GT53w chromosome 2L, Prin_Dtei_1.1, whole genome shotgun sequence harbors:
- the LOC122611596 gene encoding zinc finger protein jing isoform X1 — translated: MSATQPKDTALKTKESAAETAAPLALLSAKTAGATEPKSLTSSAALSLFDQLKNSVNVNSLTIGAGVSNSSPEAIPSKTAAASTPTVPLLLTTTTTSPTSKIPSPATNIELKPPAKPTRPFTSPNTIGIVQGTKRGAGGVVGGLGAQATKFDINALRSQLYQGARKTATTTGVGIGQTITVTAAPRTTGGDRGTKGSKKRCLDRYDSSESSDSGVATSLSCADSSTGSSEDASDPGSPYSAHSQLSDPPDPLAKMPPQIHGSASGSSSTAAASPPSSSASQTPPPPAIHHSHPSQHCPTSVMSKPTTPQRHGNPSLLPTLQWPWNTSLGSTSTAVPAASANKNKRTAAGSGASLGLSGEGSCLIGGGAAAAKKARSDLPGSFDASKRLKVAAMEESQTKITGFFKSQMKPSPGGGKLSPQPGQQSNPANTLTMSTPATTASLNKYFNILSQLKEQKAQQQQHQASKTLPTAAPVAPVTPAPPVTPVVTASASLPVPALKKIERSTKQPAKIAQVAPNLRKTPSSGSSGSSSSPSSSSSNASNTGKSPTKKHVAIAPRTPEMKQQQQQGKAAMVYRPPVTSPALKHKQISPPAPVAATTPAPTPALNPTPAPANPTLYQLPVQLPNLVQLPPQLAAAANIMQLNNVAKAAVAAAATNNAAAQAAQAAQAAAAQYFLNGTVFKLQQVTTATTTTATTATAAAAPTGNPFGLLNLATAGNPFGLPNANGQFPIEAIPGAGSYLHHQLLLARQNNMSLNENMASSSCGNMNFVNPLNNQQVGLKDNKLYIVNSAEYLGYLMSLQIALNNQQHQQQQIISATQPPPLAATNNNSTNTATQPPPLAATNNTNLNTANNSTASNSNNHNASNNLSTINNTAIQPQRAIVKPPLHSSTQPPPLVTISSMPACSPAAVSSPAAKRSLPATKPYQKRLTAKGRVGTAPIIATPTTPPPLVPTSATKELGQLRKSTGTTGPPTSTPTPTPPLVSIAPSKLTPTLSVSKQGSTMKLANSAPDLFDLVKNSKLVAKVSQPLTPLPLISPSSSSNGSHGMRSSPTLSTSNSCTLSAFSKIKVETMEPASQTSSMTSSSIPTISPKPQSFAGQLPKREPESEIDTLKHDILPDCTNSNSNSNSCSSSTYSHSVSSAADLSLEASTPAPSPSPSASPSGLGSPSPAASNLSGSSRRAASQTDMLSELVTSSCISSGGDDCSQATDSPPLPTLPLTKSDNTTTPISTVSGGSSSGSSNYDEEDDKSVASLETHQTHKQLRDLPTPESGIGGSLSNSESSNSIADAISSKSASVRLPTTAASSSSSTASDSNSLASNAPSPASPDNCSAAPSPACSASTAGSLPPSTVVDIAMVEATSKSLPKSSISPILSQPKTIRFPPGAGTGGKGGKRHDGVCYWDKCNKKHESNSKLLDHMQTHHVNTQTGPFACLWVGCKVYNKESCSRRWLERHVLSHGGSKQFKCIVEGCGLRFGSQLALQKHVNNHFNATDNAKESTSKRTSDPPVPKQLRKNGKKLRYRRQPFSARMFDFFDTGIMEGLQHRLRQISTLTNGAQAIEFQGQCMMRRRNSQGGYECFVRWSPREIISDEWLPDCLNRTLQHTKVLHIKQMRPAEKTRVDSLLSTAFRLRYDSHLFADDYNVNEQQIGEASGSDCDDDGDHGEELEDEDEDGSSSSRSASCETVSSYQQVLSIAKLHMQQRRKHPRKPPKMTPPAREKLVPTDALVPI
- the LOC122611596 gene encoding zinc finger protein jing isoform X2, with product MPPQIHGSASGSSSTAAASPPSSSASQTPPPPAIHHSHPSQHCPTSVMSKPTTPQRHGNPSLLPTLQWPWNTSLGSTSTAVPAASANKNKRTAAGSGASLGLSGEGSCLIGGGAAAAKKARSDLPGSFDASKRLKVAAMEESQTKITGFFKSQMKPSPGGGKLSPQPGQQSNPANTLTMSTPATTASLNKYFNILSQLKEQKAQQQQHQASKTLPTAAPVAPVTPAPPVTPVVTASASLPVPALKKIERSTKQPAKIAQVAPNLRKTPSSGSSGSSSSPSSSSSNASNTGKSPTKKHVAIAPRTPEMKQQQQQGKAAMVYRPPVTSPALKHKQISPPAPVAATTPAPTPALNPTPAPANPTLYQLPVQLPNLVQLPPQLAAAANIMQLNNVAKAAVAAAATNNAAAQAAQAAQAAAAQYFLNGTVFKLQQVTTATTTTATTATAAAAPTGNPFGLLNLATAGNPFGLPNANGQFPIEAIPGAGSYLHHQLLLARQNNMSLNENMASSSCGNMNFVNPLNNQQVGLKDNKLYIVNSAEYLGYLMSLQIALNNQQHQQQQIISATQPPPLAATNNNSTNTATQPPPLAATNNTNLNTANNSTASNSNNHNASNNLSTINNTAIQPQRAIVKPPLHSSTQPPPLVTISSMPACSPAAVSSPAAKRSLPATKPYQKRLTAKGRVGTAPIIATPTTPPPLVPTSATKELGQLRKSTGTTGPPTSTPTPTPPLVSIAPSKLTPTLSVSKQGSTMKLANSAPDLFDLVKNSKLVAKVSQPLTPLPLISPSSSSNGSHGMRSSPTLSTSNSCTLSAFSKIKVETMEPASQTSSMTSSSIPTISPKPQSFAGQLPKREPESEIDTLKHDILPDCTNSNSNSNSCSSSTYSHSVSSAADLSLEASTPAPSPSPSASPSGLGSPSPAASNLSGSSRRAASQTDMLSELVTSSCISSGGDDCSQATDSPPLPTLPLTKSDNTTTPISTVSGGSSSGSSNYDEEDDKSVASLETHQTHKQLRDLPTPESGIGGSLSNSESSNSIADAISSKSASVRLPTTAASSSSSTASDSNSLASNAPSPASPDNCSAAPSPACSASTAGSLPPSTVVDIAMVEATSKSLPKSSISPILSQPKTIRFPPGAGTGGKGGKRHDGVCYWDKCNKKHESNSKLLDHMQTHHVNTQTGPFACLWVGCKVYNKESCSRRWLERHVLSHGGSKQFKCIVEGCGLRFGSQLALQKHVNNHFNATDNAKESTSKRTSDPPVPKQLRKNGKKLRYRRQPFSARMFDFFDTGIMEGLQHRLRQISTLTNGAQAIEFQGQCMMRRRNSQGGYECFVRWSPREIISDEWLPDCLNRTLQHTKVLHIKQMRPAEKTRVDSLLSTAFRLRYDSHLFADDYNVNEQQIGEASGSDCDDDGDHGEELEDEDEDGSSSSRSASCETVSSYQQVLSIAKLHMQQRRKHPRKPPKMTPPAREKLVPTDALVPI